A genomic stretch from Mesoplodon densirostris isolate mMesDen1 chromosome 3, mMesDen1 primary haplotype, whole genome shotgun sequence includes:
- the PFN3 gene encoding profilin-3 yields MGDWKGYISAVLRDQRIDDVAIMGHSDNRCVWASRPGGLLAAISPQEVGVLTGPDRRTFLQAGLSVAGRRCCVIRDHLLAEGDGVLDARTKGLDGRAICVGHTPRALLVLMGRRGVHGGILNKTMHELIHGLHSQGT; encoded by the coding sequence ATGGGCGACTGGAAAGGCTACATCAGTGCGGTGCTGCGGGACCAGCGCATCGACGACGTGGCCATCATGGGCCACTCGGACAATCGCTGCGTCTGGGCATCGCGGCCCGGTGGCCTGCTGGCGGCCATCTCACCGCAGGAGGTGGGTGTACTCACGGGGCCGGACCGGCGCACCTTCCTGCAGGCGGGCCTGAGCGTGGCGGGCCGCCGCTGCTGCGTCATCCGAGACCACCTGCTGGCCGAGGGCGATGGAGTGCTGGACGCGCGCACTAAGGGGCTGGACGGGCGCGCCATCTGCGTGGGCCACACGCCGCGTGCACTCCTCGTGCTCATGGGCCGGCGGGGCGTGCATGGGGGCATTCTCAACAAGACGATGCACGAGCTGATCCATGGGCTGCACTCGCAGGGCACCTAG
- the F12 gene encoding LOW QUALITY PROTEIN: coagulation factor XII (The sequence of the model RefSeq protein was modified relative to this genomic sequence to represent the inferred CDS: deleted 4 bases in 2 codons; substituted 3 bases at 3 genomic stop codons), which yields MRALLLLGVLMVSLESAVLTPPWKAPKQHKFIESEHTVVLTVTREPCHFPFQYHWQLYHKCLHRGWPGPNPGKTTPEGCATTPNFKKDQRWAYCLEPKKVKDHCSKHNPCQKGGTCVNMPKSPHCICPDHFTGKHCQREKCFEPQLLWFFQENEIWHRLELADVARCQCKGPNAQCKPLASQVCRTSPCLNGGSCLQAEGHRLCRCPTAYAGRLCQVDLKANCYDDRDRGLSYRGVARTKLWGAPCQPXASEATYWNVTAEQTLNRRLGDHAFCRNQDNDTRPWYFVRRGERLSWNYCRLARCQAPAPAAPQIPPLIRISSGHQYFRLPSLSALQKPQSTTQTPLRPLTSGSWCWPPEQRTPLPSAGPAGCGQWLHKLLSSLSRVVGGLVALPGAHPYIAALXQGQNFCTGSLLAPCWVLTEAHCLQNRLAPKELTVVLGQDRHNQSCEQCQTLAVRAYPLHEAFSRITYQHDLALVRLQESAEGCCAHPSPFVQPVCLPSSAARPPESEAALCEVAGWGHQLEGSGEYYSFLQXTQVPLIRPERCSAPDVHGAAFTHTTPPRMLCAGFLEGGTDACQGNSRGPLVCEDETAEGQLILRGIVSWGSGCGDRHMPGVHTDVANYLAWIREHTAS from the exons ATGAGGGCTCTGCTGCTCCTGGGGGTCCTGATGGTGAGCCTGGAGTCAGCAGTTTTG ACTCCACCTTGGAAAGCCCCCAAGCAGCATAAGTTCATAGAGAGTGAGCACACAGTGG TTCTCACTGTTACCAGGGAGCCCTGCCACTTCCCCTTCCAGTACCACTGGCAGCTGTATCACAAATGTCTCCACAGAGGCTGGCCCGGCCCCAACCCCGGTAAGACTACGCCGGAAGG GTGTGCTACCACCCCCAACTTCAAGAAGGATCAGCGA TGGGCATACTGCCTGGAGCCAAAGAAAGTGAAAG ATCACTGCAGCAAACACAACCCCTGCCAGAAAGGAGGGACCTGTGTGAACATGCCAAAGAGCCCACACTGCATCTGTCCAGATCACTTCACTGGGAAGCACTGCCAGAGAG AGAAGTGCTTTGAGCCCCAGCTTCTTTGGTTCTTCCAGGAGAATGAAATATGGCATAGGCTTGAGCTGGCAGATGTAGCCAGGTGCCAGTGCAAGGGTCCGAATGCCCAGTGTAAGCCACTGGCCAGCCAGG TCTGCCGTACCAGCCCATGTCTCAATGGGGGCAGCTGCCTACAGGCGGAGGGCCACCGCCTGTGCCGTTGCCCCACGGCCTACGCTGGACGCTTGTGCCAAGTGG acCTCAAGGCGAACTGCTACGACGACCGCGACCGCGGGCTCAGCTACCGCGGCGTGGCCCGGACTAAGCTCTGGGGTGCACCCTGTCAGCCGTGAGCCTCCGAGGCCACCTACTGGAATGTGACCGCAGAGCAAACGCTGAACAGGAGACTGGGCGACCACGCCTTCTGCCG GAACCAGGACAACGACACCCGCCCGTGGTACTTTGTTCGGAGAGGCGAACGACTCAGCTGGAATTATTGCCGCCTGGCACGGTGCCAGGCCCCAGCCCCGGCGGCGCCCCAAATCCCTCCTCTGATCCGGATCTCATCTGGCCACCAGTACTTCCGTTTGCCCTCACTTTCGGCTTTGCAGAAACCTCAGTCCACGACCCAGACCCCGCTTCGACCCCTGACCTCAGGTA GCTGGTGCTGGCCGCCCGAGCAGCGGACTCCCCTGCCCAGCGCGGGCCCGGCGGGCTGTGGACAGTGGCTCCACAAACTGCTGTCCTCGCTGAGCCGCGTCGTCGGGGGACTGGTGGCGCTCCCCGGGGCGCATCCCTACATCGCCGCGCTGTAGCAGGGCCAAAATTTCTGCACCGGCAGCCTCCTCGCCCCCTGTTGGGTGCTGACCGAGGCTCACTGCCTGCAGAACCG ACTTGCGCCGAAGGAGCTGACAGTGGTGCTCGGCCAGGACCGCCATAACCAGAGCTGTGAGCAGTGCCAGACGCTGGCCGTGCGCGCCTACCCCCTGCACGAGGCCTTCTCGCGTATCACCTACCAGCACGACCTGG CTCTGGTGCGCCTGCAGGAGAGCGCTGAAGGCTGCTGCGCGCACCCGTCGCCTTTCGTTCAGCCAGTGTGCCTGCCGAGTagcgccgcccgcccgcccgaaTCCGAAGCCGCGCTCTGCGAAGTGGCCGGCTGGGGTCACCAGTTAGAAG GGTCAGGGGAATATTACAGCTTCCTGCAGTAGACTCAGGTGCCGCTCATCCGTCCGGAGCGCTGCTCCGCCCCCGACGTGCACGGAGCCGCCTTCACAcacaccaccccc ccccgcaTGCTCTGCGCTGGCTTCCTCGAGGGTGGCACTGACGCGTGCCAG GGTAACTCCAGAGGCCCTCTGGTGTGTGAGGATGAGACCGCAGAGGGCCAGCTCATCCTGCGAGGCATCGTCAGCTGGGGTTCAGGTTGCGGCGACCGCCACATGCCAGGTGTACACACCGACGTGGCCAACTACCTAGCCTGGATCCGGGAGCACACTGCTTCCTGA